A stretch of the Gossypium hirsutum isolate 1008001.06 chromosome D07, Gossypium_hirsutum_v2.1, whole genome shotgun sequence genome encodes the following:
- the LOC107958641 gene encoding uncharacterized protein At1g03900, with product MSFDEEDSIEHTLLVVREVSVFKIPPRSTSGGYKCGEWLQSDKIWSGRFRVVSCKDRCEIRLEDPNSGELFAACFIHPGQRESSVEPALDSSRYFVLKIEDGNGKHAFIGLGFNERNEAFDFNVALSDHEKHVRRENEKETGETSDSDSHIDIHPAVNHRLKEGETIRINVKHKPSSGTSMLSAAGLSGSGKPKTLSLAPPPSGAGKIRSPLPPPPNDPVAARLASTSQGVGQRAPKENMKQTNPSTYLSQLERNHLPATGSGSTKTTASGWAAF from the exons ATGTCGTTCGATGAAGAAGACTCTATTGAACACACCCTCCTCGTAGTTCGCGAAGTCTCCGTCTTCAAAATCCCGCCCCGCTCCACCTCCGGCGGTTACAAATGCGGGGAGTGGCTCCAATCCGACAAGATCTGGTCTGGTCGATTCCGGGTTGTCTCCTGCAAGGACCGTTGTGAGATCCGGTTAGAGGATCCCAACTCGGGTGAGCTTTTTGCCGCTTGTTTCATCCACCCGGGACAGCGCGAGAGTTCCGTCGAGCCGGCTCTCGATTCATCTCGATACTTCGTGCTCAAGATCGAGGATGGCAATGGAAAACACGCGTTTATTGGGCTCGGTTTTAATGAACGGAACGAGGCGTTTGATTTCAACGTGGCGTTGTCAGATCACGAGAAGCATGTTAGAAGAGAGAACGAGAAAGAGACTGGCGAGACGAGTGACAGTGATTCTCATATTGATATTCATCCCGCTGTTAATCATAGATTGAAG GAAGGTGAGACTATCCGGATTAATGTGAAGCACAAGCCATCTAGTGGAACCAGTATGCTTTCAGCTGCGGGATTGTCTGGTAGTGGAAAGCCTAAGACCTTGAGCCTTGCTCCACCACCCAGTGGTGCTGGAAAAATAAGGTCTCCTCTCCCACCCCCTCCCAATGACCCTGTTGCTGCTCGGCTTGCCTCTACTAGTCAAGGTGTTGGTCAAAGAGCACCCAAAGAAAACATGAAACAAACCAACCCATCAACATATTTGTCTCAACTAGAG AGGAATCACCTTCCAGCAACCGGATCAGGATCTACGAAGACCACTGCATCAGGATGGGCAGCTTTCTAA
- the LOC107958639 gene encoding ABC transporter I family member 21, which yields MAEQACCRSGEGKENGGDSQGITVCDMQFAYELQHPLFFDFNLDIARGSRCLLVGANGSGKTTLLKILAGKHMVGGREVVRVLNRSAFHDTQLVCGGDLAYLGGSWSKTIGSAGEVPLQGDFSAEHMIFGVEGIDPVRRDKLIELLDIDLQWRMHKVSDGQRRRVQICMGLLQPFQVLLLDEVTVDLDVVARMDLLDFFKEECEQRGATVVYATHIFDGLETWATHLAYIQDGQLKRSAKLTEINELKSSENLLSVVEAWLRSETKCEKKKPSNSPAQVQKSSPFGTSPFMSSRHMAYYR from the exons ATGGCGGAACAAGCTTGTTGCCGATCAGGAGAAGGAAAGGAAAATGGAGGAGACTCGCAAGGCATCACCGTATGCGACATGCAATTCGCCTACGAATTGCAGCATCCGCTTTTCTTCGATTTCAATCTTGACATCGCTCGTGGATCTCGTTGCCTTCTCGTCGGCGCCAACGGATCTG GGAAGACGACattgttgaaaattttagcaGGAAAACATATGGTGGGTGGAAGAGAAGTCGTGAGAGTACTAAACCGTTCGGCTTTTCACGATACTCAACTTGTTTGTGGTGGTGATTTAGCTTATTTGGGAGGATCTTGGAGTAAAACTATTGGCTCTGCT GGAGAGGTTCCATTGCAGGGAGACTTCTCAGCGGAACACATGATATTTGGAG TTGAAGGGATTGATCCTGTAAGGAGAGATAAATTGATTGAGTTGCTTGATATTGATTTGCAATGGAGAATGCATAAGGTATCTGATGGACAACGACGTCGAGTCCAAATTTGCATGGGTCTTCTTCAACCTTTTCAG GTTCTTTTGCTAGATGAGGTCACCGTGGACCTTGACGTTGTTGCGAGGATGGATTTACTTGATTTCTTTAAGGAAGAATGTGAGCAG AGAGGAGCCACAGTCGTATACGCTACCCATATTTTTGATGGTTTGGAGACATGGGCAACACATTTGGCTTACATCCAAGATGGTCAATTGAAGAGATCTGCGAAGTTAACAGAAATTAATGAGTTGAAAAGCTCAGAAAATTTGCTCTCTGTTGTTGAAGCCTGGCTTCGCTCTGAAACCAAGTGCGAGAAAAAGAAACCGTCCAATTCCCCTGCCCAAGTCCAGAAGTCCTCGCCTTTTGGTACTTCTCCTTTCATGTCGTCGAGGCACATGGCATACTACCGTTGA
- the LOC107958638 gene encoding protein SCARECROW yields the protein MMKGGFEVVHATLDMIQPHREPIWDFASVGFPTTSVAAAVSSIPRQNLENRCINLERNELSDWVEQVTKKLIDDLPAQNTDTDDHHSRTLQAPADIPMLCEDSFPPSLLGDFRPRKTVTSSDFDELQWSNVNGGNDRGLSRLDEQGLSLITLLLECAVAISIDNLGEAHRMLLELTQMASPYALSCAERVVAYFAKAMSSRVINSWLGICSPLINYKTVHCAFQAFNNVSPFIKFAHFTSNQAILEAFHRRDRVHIIDLDIMQGLQWPALFHILATRMEGPPHLTMTGMGSSMELLTETGKQLSNFAKRLGMSFEFHPIAKKFGEIDITMVRLRRGETLAIHWLQHSLYDATGPDWKTMRLMEQLGPRIITLVEQDLSHGGSFLDRFVGSLHYYSTMFDSLGAYLAADDPNRHHIEHCLLYREINNILAIGGPARSGEDKMKQWRSELAARNSFVQVPMSSNSMAQAQLILNMFPPAHGYRLVQGDGTLRLGWKDTSLFTASAWTSHISR from the coding sequence ATGATGAAAGGAGGATTCGAAGTGGTTCATGCGACTCTAGATATGATCCAGCCTCATCGTGAACCTATATGGGATTTCGCCTCTGTTGGGTTCCCAACTACTAGTGTTGCTGCTGCTGTCAGCTCCATCCCCAGGCAAAATCTTGAAAATCGTTGCATAAACTTGGAGAGAAATGAGCTTTCCGATTGGGTCGAACAAGTTACCAAGAAGCTCATTGATGACTTGCCAGCTCAAAATACTGATACTGATGATCACCATAGCAGAACCTTGCAGGCACCTGCTGATATACCAATGTTATGCGAGGATAGCTTCCCTCCATCGCTTCTGGGTGATTTCAGGCCAAGGAAAACTGTAACGAGTAGTGATTTTGACGAGCTTCAATGGAGCAACGTTAATGGAGGGAATGATAGAGGGTTAAGTAGGTTAGACGAGCAAGGTTTAAGCTTGATAACGCTGCTTTTAGAGTGTGCTGTAGCTATCTCCATTGACAACCTTGGGGAAGCTCATCGAATGTTGCTTGAACTAACCCAAATGGCTTCTCCTTATGCTCTTTCTTGTGCTGAAAGGGTCGTTGCTTATTTCGCTAAGGCCATGTCTAGTAGGGTTATTAATTCATGGTTAGGGATATGTTCTCCTTTGATTAACTACAAAACCGTTCATTGTGCttttcaagcattcaacaatgtcTCTCCCTTTATCAAATTCGCTCATTTCACCTCCAACCAAGCCATCCTCGAAGCATTTCATCGACGTGATAGggttcatatcatagaccttgaTATCATGCAAGGCTTGCAATGGCCGGCTTTGTTCCATATCTTAGCCACGCGTATGGAAGGACCTCCGCATCTCACGATGACTGGCATGGGCAGTTCGATGGAGCTTCTGACGGAGACAGGTAAGCAACTCTCGAATTTCGCTAAACGACTCGGAATGTCGTTCGAATTCCACCCGATCGCGAAGAAATTCGGGGAAATCGACATCACGATGGTTCGACTCCGAAGAGGGGAGACATTAGCTATTCACTGGCTACAACATTCACTATACGACGCTACGGGACCCGATTGGAAGACAATGAGACTGATGGAGCAATTAGGTCCAAGGATAATCACATTGGTGGAACAAGACTTGTCCCATGGTGGATCGTTCTTGGACCGTTTTGTGGGGTCTCTCCATTATTATTCCACCATGTTTGATTCACTAGGAGCATACCTAGCAGCTGATGACCCCAACAGGCATCACATCGAGCATTGCCTATTGTATAGGGAAATAAACAATATATTGGCAATAGGAGGGCCAGCGAGAAGTGGGGAAGATAAGATGAAGCAATGGAGGAGTGAACTAGCAGCAAGAAATAGCTTCGTGCAGGTGCCGATGAGCAGCAACTCGATGGCACAAGCACAGCTGATATTGAACATGTTCCCACCGGCTCATGGGTATAGGCTTGTACAAGGAGATGGAACACTTAGGCTTGGATGGAAAGATACTAGCTTGTTTACAGCTTCGGCTTGGACATCCCATATCTCTCGATAG